The following coding sequences lie in one Crassostrea angulata isolate pt1a10 chromosome 10, ASM2561291v2, whole genome shotgun sequence genomic window:
- the LOC128166792 gene encoding uncharacterized protein LOC128166792, with amino-acid sequence MSTSAEQITPDSTEGTQVTPDPTEDARESQTTDGKRQYVTQDEEEYQEEYYQDEDSFADILAKKRADVSRAKARMAYTARELELRKQRVELDAAMEMLHLEREAAEAEADCQAFESTMIQMSPMKRRTSSLGEVSNFKPGQDQSTPRQPSASPGLLTGTSDPTQLDPDAQPYVPAAQPLVPDTQPSVPVAQPYVPTAQPYVRAAQPYVPTAQPYVPAPQPNVPAAQPYVPAAQPHVPAAQPYVPAAQPHMPAAQPHVPAAQPYVPAAQPHVPAAQPHVPAAQPHVPAAQPSMPAAQPHVPAAHPHVPTAHPHVPVAQPYVAASHPLSPLVTDQGPQVTDVTRFLLRKDLLFSRLTHFDDRPESYSAWKHSFMCVVNELQVLDSEQMDLLIKYLGPESKKHATSMRTSNIFDISRGLRRLWERLDERYGAPEHVEASVRAKLLSFPKLGNRDHQKLYDLSDILMEMKFLKEDPKYSAMLAYLDSSSGIRPIISKLPYGLQEKWTNRAMKYKLEHQTVFPPFGVFVDFMKEMSRVKNDPSFAYHTDANHNEKQPMNVPRGRVNTKKTTVYQPTGSGNLSEPKLDVCIIHTGPGVKHSVNNCRVFKAKPIEERMKLLREHRLCFRCCSASHRKQDCKEAIMCKECGSEFHTTSLHVDSSPAPTTGRASSVHGGEEAPRRQQVTKEQHVTTINSNCTEVGKEFKGKSCARIVPATVTYDGRAVSLYAMLDDQSNKTLAKKELFDLLNINTETIPYLMTSCSGQVTTFGRTASGLYIESARGETRLPLPCTLECDEIPNNYQEIPTPDVALQHKHMRDIAGDILPIDASRKILLLIGRDLPQVHHVLEQRIGRDHEPFAQRSPLGWTIIGDTCLSGQHRPRAANVYKTFITDSGRGTILEPCAQYLSVREKLPTRDVTNRLRVSDTSSDEHLFRRTPDDNKVGSSVEDRMFMDIMNKELLIGEDGKWVAPLPFRQPRLRLPNNYEVALRRARALDASLKRDPVKKEHFATFMTKLFDNDHAEKAPTSKSTQEQWFLPLFGVYHPQKPHQIRGVFDSSAKFKGTSLNDQLLSGPNLTNSLLGVLLRFRKEMIAVVADVQHMFHCFTVREEHRDFLSFLWYKDNEIGTELTEFRMKVHVFGNSPSPAIATLGLRKISELSEESHGPDVKEFIKRNFYVDDGLTSCSTSQEAVDLMCRTQDALKQYGNLRLHKFASNSADVMKAFEPRDLAQDIYDLNLDEDQLVQRSLGMRWNLSSDMFEFRISTDDKPTTRRGVLSTVNSLFDPLGFLSPVIISGKLILRDVVTCTSDWDEPLPDHILASWEEWSSSLKELEKIHIPRTTVVHLSKAVRKELWTYADASEKAIAAVSYMKVYYEDGSAMTGFLLGKSKVAPVSGHTIPRLELCAAVLAIEISQIVMDHMDIMFDSVKYFSDSRVVLGYIHNDKRRFFIYVSNRVEKIRSLSEPSQWNFVPTHLNPADEGTRGVVPKDIGECAWLRGTTHLQRIDDETKAEGFPLQEPLSDREVRPVCLKTECEPMLGTQRYERFSSWDRLVEGIALLQRFIISRKGGRSQILPKSIDYSQRAENYIIKTVQREVYCEEIYCLRSKQPLPKNSSILALSPFLDDDGIVRVGGRLRHLNDATVCKNPILIPGKHHIATLLVRKYHQLVQHQGRHFTEGKVRSCGFWVTGCKRLVSSLIHKCVTCRRQRGSFATQKMSDLPTDRILPGEPPFTSVGVDIFGPWDVVTRRTRGVPANGKRWAALFTCLVTRAVHVEVVEEMSASSFINALKRFTAIRGQVKEYRSDRGTNFVGATDPLQIDAINVEDRQVKDFLHSRGTTWIFNPPHASHMGGAWERMIGLTRRILDNMLKDHSAQGLTHEVLTTFLAEASAIINSRPLTAVSSDPDSPFVLTPSILLTQKTDVPTEAVCDTTAKDLFKVQWKRVQHLAKMFWDKWKKEYLHTLQARKKWHHGQRNISVGDIVLLKDVETHRNNWPLGRITATFPGKDNLVRKVEVRVSKDGKTTSYVRPVTELILLLEN; translated from the coding sequence ATGTCTACCTCAGCAGAGCAGATCACTCCCGACTCAACAGAGGGCACCCAGGTCACTCCTGACCCTACAGAGGATGCCCGGGAATCACAGACGACTGATGGCAAGAGGCAGTACGTCACACAAGATGAAGAGGAGTATCAGGAAGAGTACTATCAGGATGAGGACTCCTTTGCCGACATCTTAGCGAAGAAGAGGGCTGATGTAAGCCGAGCAAAGGCTAGGATGGCATACACCGCCAGAGAATTGGAGCTCAGGAAACAACGAGTGGAACTCGATGCTGCAATGGAAATGCTACATCTCGAGAGAGAGGCTGCAGAAGCTGAAGCTGATTGTCAAGCCTTTGAATCGACCATGATACAGATGTCACCTATGAAGAGACGAACGAGTTCCTTAGGCGAAGTCAGCAACTTTAAACCAGGACAGGATCAATCCACTCCACGTCAACCTTCTGCATCGCCAGGACTACTGACCGGTACTTCCGATCCGACTCAACTTGACCCGGATGCACAACCCTATGTACCTGCAGCACAGCCTTTGGTTCCTGACACACAGCCGTCCGTGCCTGTCGCACAACCGTACGTGCCTACTGCACAGCCTTATGTGCGTGCCGCACAGCCGTACGTGCCTACTGCACAGCCTTATGTGCCTGCCCCACAGCCcaacgtgcctgccgcacagccttatgtgcctgccgcacaacctcacgtgcctgccgcacaaccttacgtgcctgccgcacaacctcacatgcctgccgcacaacctcacgtgcctgccgcacaaccttacgtgcctgccgcacaacctcacgtgcctgccgcacaacctcacgtgcctgccgcacaacctcacgtgcctgccgcacagccATCCATGCCTGCCGCGCAGCCTCATGTGCCTGCCGCACACCCTCACGTGCCTACCGCACACCCTCACGTGCCTGTCGCACAACCGTATGTGGCTGCCTCACACCCCTTATCACCACTTGTGACTGATCAGGGACCACAAGTAACTGATGTTACCCGATTCCTCCTGAGGAAGGACTTGCTATTCTCCAGACTTACTCACTTTGACGATAGACCAGAATCATACAGTGCCTGGAAACACAGCTTTATGTGTGTAGTGAATGAGCTTCAAGTCTTGGACTCCGAGCAGATGGACCTTCTTATCAAGTACTTAGGTCCGGAATCTAAGAAGCACGCAACAAGCATGAGGACATCCAACATCTTCGACATCTCAAGAGGACTAAGAAGACTTTGGGAAAGGTTGGATGAGCGCTATGGTGCACCAGAACATGTGGAAGCATCCGTAAGAGCCAAACTGTTGAGTTTCCCAAAGCTTGGCAACAGAGATCATCAAAAACTTTACGATCTGTCAGACATTCTTATGGAGATGAAGTTTTTGAAGGAGGATCCGAAGTACAGTGCAATGTTGGCCTATCTAGACTCATCCTCAGGGATTAGACCCATCATTTCAAAACTTCCGTATGGCCTGCAGGAGAAATGGACCAACAGAGCCATGAAGTACAAGCTTGAACATCAGACTGTGTTTCCACCCTTTGGTGTGTTTGTTGACTTCATGAAGGAGATGAGCAGAGTGAAAAACGACCCAAGTTTTGCGTATCACACTGACGCTAACCACAACGAAAAGCAGCCTATGAACGTTCCAAGGGGAAGAGTGAACACGAAGAAAACCACAGTGTATCAACCAACAGGATCCGGAAATCTGAGCGAGCCGAAGCTTGATGTGTGTATAATTCACACCGGTCCGGGTGTTAAACACAGTGTCAATAACTGTCGAGTGTTTAAGGCCAAGCCTATTGAAGAACGTATGAAGTTGCTCCGTGAACACAGACTCTGTTTTCGGTGTTGTTCCGCAAGTCATAGGAAACAAGACTGTAAAGAGGCCATCATGTGCAAGGAATGCGGAAGTGAGTTCCACACTACGTCTCTCCATGTTGATTCGTCACCAGCTCCTACCACTGGAAGGGCCTCATCAGTTCATGGCGGGGAGGAGGCTCCTAGGCGTCAGCAAGTAACAAAAGAACAGCACGTCACAACCATAAACAGCAACTGCACAGAAGTAGGGAAGGAATTTAAGGGAAAATCTTGTGCAAGAATTGTTCCCGCGACTGTCACCTATGATGGAAGAGCTGTCTCTCTGTATGCTATGCTTGACGACCAGAGTAACAAGACCTTGGCTAAGAAGGAATTGTTTGACTTGCTGAACATCAATACAGAGACAATACCTTACCTGATGACGTCATGTTCTGGACAAGTGACAACCTTCGGGAGAACTGCCTCAGGACTCTATATTGAATCAGCCAGGGGTGAGACCAGACTACCCTTGCCGTGCACGTTAGAGTGTGATGAAATACCGAACAACTACCAAGAGATCCCTACACCTGACGTTGCTCTTCAGCACAAGCACATGCGGGATATAGCCGGCGACATCCTACCCATTGACGCTTCAAGAAAAATTCTGTTGCTGATAGGAAGAGACCTTCCTCAAGTCCACCATGTTCTTGAGCAGCGCATAGGACGTGACCACGAACCATTTGCACAGAGGTCACCCCTTGGTTGGACGATCATCGGCGACACATGCTTGTCTGGACAACACAGACCAAGAGCTGCGAATGTGTACAAGACCTTCATCACGGACAGCGGACGTGGAACTATTCTTGAACCATGTGCCCAGTACTTATCCGTGAGAGAGAAGCTTCCAACCAGAGATGTGACAAACAGATTACGGGTATCTGACACTTCATCTGATGAACACTTATTCAGACGCACACCAGATGATAACAAAGTGGGATCATCAGTGGAAGATAGGATGTTTATGGACATCATGAACAAAGAACTATTGATAGGTGAGGATGGAAAGTGGGTAGCTCCCCTACCCTTCCGCCAACCAAGATTACGACTACCAAACAACTATGAGGTTGCATTGAGACGTGCACGAGCCTTGGACGCAAGTCTCAAGAGAGATCCAGTAAAGAAGGAACACTTTGCGACCTTTATGACAAAGCTGTTCGACAACGATCATGCTGAGAAAGCACCCACTTCCAAGTCAACGCAGGAGCAGTGGTTTCTTCCTCTCTTCGGGGTCTACCACCCTCAGAAACCTCACCAGATCCGGGGCGTATTTGATTCCTCTGCGAAGTTCAAGGGAACCTCTTTGAACGACCAACTGCTGTCTGGCCCGAACCTCACCAACAGCTTGCTTGGAGTGTTGCTTCGTTTCAGGAAGGAGATGATTGCTGTCGTAGCAGACGTGCAGCACATGTTTCACTGCTTCACCGTCAGAGAAGAGCACAGAGACTTTCTCAGCTTCCTTTGGTACAAGGACAACGAGATCGGAACGGAACTAACAGAATTCCGAATGAAGGTCCACGTTTTTGGTAATAGTCCTTCTCCGGCCATAGCGACACTGGGCCTCAGGAAGATCTCAGAACTATCTGAGGAAAGCCATGGACCTGATGTCAAGGAGTTCATCAAGAGGAACTTCTACGTTGATGATGGTCTGACATCATGCTCAACAAGCCAAGAAGCAGTAGACCTGATGTGCAGAACCCAGGACGCATTGAAGCAATACGGGAACCTAAGGCTCCACAAGTTCGCATCAAACAGCGCGGATGTCATGAAGGCGTTTGAGCCACGAGACTTAGCACAGGACATCTACGACCTGAACCTTGATGAGGACCAGCTCGTGCAACGGAGTCTTGGTATGCGATGGAACTTGTCGAGTGATATGTTCGAGTTCCGCATCTCTACTGATGACAAGCCCACAACACGCAGAGGTGTACTGTCGACAGTGAACAGCCTCTTCGATCCATTAGGCTTTCTCTCACCTGTTATCATCAGCGGGAAACTCATTCTTAGAGACGTAGTGACCTGTACCTCAGACTGGGATGAGCCGCTGCCGGACCATATTCTGGCAAGCTGGGAAGAGTGGAGTTCATCTCTGAAGGAGTTGGAGAAGATCCACATACCCAGAACAACCGTGGTACATCTTAGCAAGGCAGTAAGAAAGGAACTGTGGACATATGCGGACGCGTCAGAGAAAGCCATAGCTGCCGTTTCTTACATGAAGGTGTACTACGAAGATGGCTCTGCGATGACTGGATTTCTACTAGGGAAGTCTAAAGTGGCACCAGTATCAGGCCATACCATACCCCGTTTAGAGCTTTGTGCAGCTGTTCTAGCCATTGAGATATCGCAGATAGTCATGGATCACATGGACATAATGTTCGACTCGGTGAAGTATTTTTCCGACAGTCGTGTGGTATTGGGGTATATCCACAATGATAAGAGACGATTTTTTATTTACGTCTCCAACAGGGTCGAGAAAATCAGAAGCCTTAGTGAGCCGTCGCAGTGGAACTTTGTGCCGACACACCTCAACCCTGCTGACGAGGGCACTAGAGGCGTAGTTCCTAAGGACATTGGAGAGTGTGCTTGGCTTAGAGGAACTACTCACCTGCAGCGCATTGACGACGAAACCAAGGCAGAAGGGTTTCCCCTACAGGAACCTCTGTCAGACAGAGAAGTCAGACCTGTATGTTTGAAGACTGAGTGTGAACCTATGCTTGGAACTCAGAGATATGAGAGATTTTCCAGCTGGGACAGATTGGTCGAGGGTATCGCCCTGCTCCAGCGATTCATCATAAGCAGAAAGGGAGGTAGATCACAGATTTTACCGAAGTCCATAGACTACTCTCAAAGAGCAGAAAACTACATTATCAAGACAGTGCAAAGAGAAGTCTATTGTGAGGAGATTTACTGTCTGAGGTCCAAACAACCATTGCCGAAGAATAGCAGCATTCTTGCATTGAGTCCGTTCCTCGACGACGATGGTATTGTTAGAGTTGGTGGACGCTTAAGACATCTCAACGATGCGACTGTCTGCAAGAACCCTATACTGATACCGGGGAAGCATCACATTGCGACCTTACTTGTACGCAAGTACCATCAACTGGTGCAACACCAAGGGCGCCACTTTACGGAGGGAAAGGTCAGGTCCTGTGGGTTCTGGGTCACCGGCTGCAAGCGCCTTGTTTCGTCCCTCATTCACAAGTGTGTTACTTGTCGGCGACAACGTGGGAGCTTCGCAACCCAGAAGATGTCTGACTTGCCTACAGACCGCATACTGCCAGGAGAGCCACCGTTCACTTCGGTTGGAGTAGATATCTTTGGGCCCTGGGACGTCGTGACTCGTCGCACTCGGGGAGTTCCAGCCAACGGCAAACGATGGGCAGCACTGTTCACATGTCTGGTGACACGCGCAGTCCATGTCGAGGTAGTAGAGGAGATGTCCGCATCATCCTTCATCAACGCCCTGAAGCGCTTTACAGCCATACGAGGACAGGTAAAGGAGTACCGTTCCGACAGAGGAACCAACTTTGTTGGCGCTACCGACCCTCTACAGATCGACGCAATCAACGTGGAAGATCGTCAGGTCAAGGATTTCCTGCACTCTCGGGGAACAACCTGGATTTTCAACCCGCCCCATGCATCCCATATGGGTGGAGCTTGGGAGCGCATGATAGGGTTGACACGGCGCATATTGGACAACATGTTGAAGGATCATTCAGCACAGGGTCTTACGCACGAGGTACTTACCACCTTTCTGGCCGAGGCAAGTGCGATCATAAATTCTCGCCCACTTACCGCCGTTTCGTCAGATCCAGACTCGCCTTTTGTCCTTACCCCAAGCATTTTGCTTACTCAGAAGACGGATGTACCGACCGAAGCTGTATGCGACACAACTGCTAAGGACCTCTTCAAGGTACAGTGGAAGAGAGTACAGCACCTCGCCAAGATGTTCTGGGACAAATGGAAGAAGGAATACCTGCATACCTTGCAAGCGCGTAAGAAGTGGCATCATGGTCAACGTAACATTAGTGTTGGCGACATAGTGTTGTTAAAGGATGTCGAAACCCATCGCAACAACTGGCCGCTTGGACGCATTACTGCAACGTTTCCTGGCAAGGACAACTTGGTTCGCAAGGTTGAAGTACGTGTCAGCAAGGACGGCAAGACCACCTCTTACGTCAGACCAGTGACGGAACTCATTTTATTATTGGAGAACTGA